One window of the Camelina sativa cultivar DH55 chromosome 1, Cs, whole genome shotgun sequence genome contains the following:
- the LOC104780586 gene encoding phospholipase D alpha 1 produces the protein MAQHLLHGTLHATIFEIDALHGGGVRQGFLGKILANVEETIGVGKGETQLYATIDLQKARVGRTRKIKNEPKNPKWYESFHIYCAHLASDIIFTVKDDNPIGATLIGRGYVPVDEVINGEEVDRWVEILDNDKNPIQGGSKIHVKLQYFHVEEDRNWNKGIKSAKFPGVPYTFFSQRQGCKVSLYQDAHIPDNFVPKIPLAGGKNYEPQRCWEDIFDAISNAKHLIYITGWSVYAEISLVRDSRRPKPGGDMSIGELLKKKASEGVRVLLLVWDDRTSVDVLKKDGLMATHDEETENFFRGSDVHCILCPRNPDDGGSIVQSLQVSTMFTHHQKIVVVDTEMPSSGGSEMRRIMSFVGGIDLCDGRYDTPFHSLFRTLDTVHHDDFHQPNFTGAAITKGGPREPWHDIHSRLEGPIAWDVLYNFEQRWSKQGGKDILVKLRDLGDIIITPSPVMFQEDHDVWNVQLFRSIDGGAAAGFPESPEAAAEAGLVSGKDNIIDRSIQDSYIHAIRRAKDFIYIENQYFLGSSFAWAADGITPEDINALHLIPKELSLKIVSKIEKGEKFRVYVVVPMWPEGLPESGSVQAILDWQRRTMEMMYKDVIQALRSQGLEEDPRNYLTFFCLGNREVKKEGEYEPAERPDPDSSYMRAQEARRFMIYVHTKMMIVDDEYVIVGSANINQRSMDGARDSEIAMGGYQPHHLSHRQPARGQVHGFRMSLWYEHLGMLDETFLDPSSLECIEKVNRIADKYWDFYSSESLEHDLPGHLLRYPIGVSGEGDVTELPGFEFFPDTKARILGTKSDYLPPILTT, from the exons ATGGCGCAGCATCTGTTGCACGGGACTTTACATGCTACCATCTTTGAAATTGATGCCCTCCATGGCGGTGGAGTCAGGCAAGGCTTCCTTGGCAag ATTCTGGCAAATGTAGAAGAGACAATTGGTGTTGGCAAAGGTGAAACACAGTTGTATGCCACAATTGATCTGCAAAAAGCTAGAGTTGGGAGAACCAGGAAGATCAAAAATGAACCTAAGAACCCAAAGTGGTATGAATCGTTTCATATCTACTGTGCCCATTTGGCTTCTGATATCATCTTCACTGTCAAAGATGATAACCCCATTGGTGCCACCCTTATCGGAAGAGGTTACGTTCCTGTTGACGAAGTCATTAACGGCGAGGAAGTTGATCGATGGGTTGAGATCTTGGATAATGACAAAAACCCCATTCAGGGAGGATCAAAGATTCATGTGAAGCTTCAATATTTCCATGTTGAGGAGGATCGTAACTGGAACAAGGGTATCAAAAGTGCTAAATTCCCTGGAGTCCCATACACCTTCTTCTCTCAGAGGCAAGGCTGCAAAGTTTCTCTGTACCAAGATGCTCATATTCCAGACAACTTTGTTCCTAAGATTCCTCTCGCTGGAGGGAAGAACTATGAGCCTCAGAGATGCTGGGAGGATATTTTCGATGCCATTAGCAACGCAAAGCACTTGATCTACATTACTGGTTGGTCTGTTTACGCTGAGATCTCCTTAGTGAGGGACTCGAGGAGGCCGAAGCCAGGAGGAGATATGTCCATTGGTGAGCTGCTCAAGAAGAAGGCTAGTGAAGGTGTCAGGGTTCTTTTGCTTGTTTGGGATGACAGAACCTCTGTTGATGTGCTGAAAAAAGATGGGCTCATGGCTACTCATGATGAAGAAACTGAGAATTTTTTCAGgggaagtgatgttcattgtatCTTGTGCCCTCGTAACCCTGATGATGGTGGTAGCATAGTCCAAAGTTTGCAGGTCTCTACTATGTTCACGCACCATCAGAAAATTGTTGTTGTGGACACTGAGATGCCAAGCAGTGGAGGATCAGAAATGAGGAGAATTATGAGTTTTGTTGGTGGAATCGATCTCTGTGATGGAAGATACGACACTCCGTTCCACTCCTTGTTCAGGACATTGGACACAGTCCACCATGATGACTTCCATCAACCTAACTTCACCGGTGCTGCTATCACCAAAGGTGGTCCAAGGGAGCCTTGGCATGACATCCACTCTCGTCTTGAAGGTCCCATTGCTTGGGATGTCTTGTATAACTTCGAGCAGAGATGGAGCAAGCAGGGTGGGAAAGACATTCTTGTTAAGTTGAGGGATCTTGGTGATATTATTATCACCCCTTCTCCTGTTATGTTCCAAGAGGACCATGACGTGTGGAACGTCCAACTGTTTAGATCCATTGATGGAGGAGCTGCTGCTGGGTTTCCAGAGTCACCTGAAGCTGCTGCTGAAGCCGGGCTTGTAAGTGGAAAAGATAATATCATTGATAGGAGTATCCAAGATTCTTACATTCACGCTATCAGACGTGCCAAAGACTTCATCTACATTGAAAACCAGTACTTCCTTGGGAGTTCTTTTGCTTGGGCTGCTGATGGTATTACTCCTGAGGACATCAATGCACTGCACTTAATCCCAAAAGAGTTATCGCTTAAGATCGTTAGCAAGATCGAGAAGGGAGAGAAGTTTAGGGTCTATGTTGTGGTTCCAATGTGGCCAGAAGGTCTCCCAGAGAGTGGATCAGTGCAAGCTATATTAGATTGGCAGAGGAGGACCATGGAGATGATGTACAAGGATGTGATTCAGGCCCTCAGATCTCAGGGACTTGAGGAAGATCCAAGAAACTATCTGACATTCTTCTGTCTCGGAAACCGTGAGGTCAAGAAAGAAGGAGAGTATGAGCCTGCAGAGAGACCAGACCCCGACTCAAGTTACATGAGGGCGCAAGAAGCACGCCGCTTTATGATTTACGTCCACACAAAAATGATGATTG TTGACGATGAATATGTTATCGTCGGGTCTGCTAACATCAACCAGAGGTCGATGGATGGTGCAAGGGACTCAGAGATAGCAATGGGAGGCTACCAACCACATCACTTGTCCCATAGACAACCAGCTCGTGGCCAGGTCCATGGGTTCCGTATGTCACTCTGGTACGAACACCTAGGAATGCTAGATGAAACCTTCCTGGATCCCTCAAGCTTGGAATGTATTGAGAAAGTTAACCGCATCGCTGACAAGTACTGGGACTTTTACTCAAGTGAGTCACTCGAGCATGACCTTCCCGGTCATTTGCTCCGCTACCCGATTGGTGTATCCGGCGAAGGCGACGTCACTGAGCTTCCTGGATTTGAATTCTTCCCGGACACGAAGGCCCGTATTCTCGGCACCAAATCAGACTACCTTCCTCCGATCCTCACAACCTAA
- the LOC104780578 gene encoding uncharacterized protein LOC104780578, whose translation MDFYSHDIVDSLINVNRIYNDDGDLRKNEKLFFDFQVDYTRGDEDGDEEEDLNNIETRTVFQTHEFDREWLFGGDRNRILAFVYHILDLLQVPCYYEIVTTLTEKILELKTREEISELPHVEGLEVSMSVVVPTFPGEEQEEDDVVAVNFAVAPASDEAVEIHLDTVVVENGGYCVICMDKIRVGSDEEAGRMPCSHVFHRTCGEEWLRYSGICPVCRAVFPS comes from the coding sequence atggaTTTCTATTCCCACGATATCGTAGACAGCTTGATCAATGTCAATCGGATCTACAACGACGACGGAGATCTCCGCAAAAACGAAAAGTTATTTTTCGATTTCCAAGTTGACTACACTCGTGGAGATGAAgacggagatgaagaagaagatcttaaCAATATTGAAACTAGAACCGTTTTTCAAACTCACGAGTTTGATCGTGAATGGTTGTTCGGTGGAGATCGTAATCGGATCCTAGCCTTCGTCTATCACATTCTTGATTTGCTCCAAGTCCCTTGTTATTATGAGATCGTTACCACGCTGACTGAGAAGATTTTGGAGTTGAAGACGCGTGAAGAGATCTCTGAGTTACCTCACGTGGAGGGGCTAGAAGTATCGATGTCTGTTGTCGTGCCGACGTTTCCTGGTGAAGAGCAGGAGGAGGATGATGTCGTGGCTGTTAATTTTGCGGTGGCTCCAGCGAGCGATGAGGCGGTGGAGATACACTTGGATACGGTGGTTGTTGAGAACGGAGGTTATTGTGTGATATGCATGGATAAGATCCGGGTTGGGTCCGATGAGGAAGCGGGTCGAATGCCGTGTTCGCATGTTTTTCATCGCACGTGTGGAGAGGAGTGGCTTAGGTATAGTGGGATTTGTCCGGTGTGTCGTGCCGTGTTTCCCTCTTAA
- the LOC104780596 gene encoding uncharacterized protein LOC104780596, whose translation MLSCSNGTVVIATAMVCSSTALFLAMSRQFHGQNQTSKVLDQSPRPILRSCLSSDETKKQRKKIKKVRFADNVKDTKGNGKEYRRRELNRRNVPEPVTKPGKNGSMCRISTTMPANRMALYNGILRDRDHRTQCSY comes from the exons ATGTTGAGCTGTTCTAATGGCACCGTCGTGATCGCAACCGCCATGGTTTGCTCAAGCACCGCTCTGTTTCTCGCCATGTCTCGTCAATTCCATGGACAGAATCAAACCTCGAAGGTTCTTGATCAGTCTCCAAGACCCATTCTCCGTTCTTGTCTATCATCAg ATGAGacgaagaaacagaggaaaaagataaagaaagtgCGGTTTGCGGATAATGTGAAAGACACGAAAGGGAACGGGAAAGAGTACCGGAGGAGGGAATTGAATCGGAGAAACGTACCGGAGCCAGTAACTAAACCGGGAAAGAACGGTTCAATGTGTAGAATCTCCACCACCATGCCAGCGAACCGGATGGCTCTGTACAATGGGATTCTCAGAGACCGAGATCATAGAACTCAATGTTCTTATTGA
- the LOC104780604 gene encoding uncharacterized protein LOC104780604 isoform X2 yields MGSCLACFDKSKATTTTVDVPLNGSKDVLVEEEDWSELRNPSVASEDFWTNTTLDMESNAQGSVSSISTTNLTVDSQGCGSSSNEPAEFVNHGLVQWNQTRQQWLGDKRSKNRKRVVKEPILNENVTYESLLGSNKRFPRPIPLDEMVQFLVEVWEEEGLYG; encoded by the exons ATGGG TAGTTGTTTGGCTTGTTTTGATAAGTCgaaagcaacaacaacaactgtaGATGTGCCTTTGAATGGCTCCAAAGATGTgttagtagaagaagaagattggagtgaGTTGAGGAACCCTAGTGTAGCTTCTGAAGATTTCTGGACAAACACCACTTTAGATATGGAAAGCAATGCTCAGGGTAGTGTTTCTTCGATTAGTACAACGAACTTGACTGTTGATTCTCAAGGATGTGGTTCTAGCTCTAATGAACCTGCTGAATTTGTTAACCATG GTCTTGTTCAATGGAATCAAACTCGCCAGCAATGGTTGGGGGATAAAAGATCCAAGAACCGCAAAAGAGTTGTTAAAGAACCGATACTGAA TGAGAATGTGACTTATGAGAGTCTACTTGGGAGCAACAAGCGGTTTCCTCGGCCTATACCTCTTGAT GAAATGGTACAGTTTCTGGTTGAAGTTTGGGAAGAAGAGGGTCTATACGGCTGA
- the LOC104780604 gene encoding uncharacterized protein LOC104780604 isoform X1 yields MGSSCLACFDKSKATTTTVDVPLNGSKDVLVEEEDWSELRNPSVASEDFWTNTTLDMESNAQGSVSSISTTNLTVDSQGCGSSSNEPAEFVNHGLVQWNQTRQQWLGDKRSKNRKRVVKEPILNENVTYESLLGSNKRFPRPIPLDEMVQFLVEVWEEEGLYG; encoded by the exons ATGGG CAGTAGTTGTTTGGCTTGTTTTGATAAGTCgaaagcaacaacaacaactgtaGATGTGCCTTTGAATGGCTCCAAAGATGTgttagtagaagaagaagattggagtgaGTTGAGGAACCCTAGTGTAGCTTCTGAAGATTTCTGGACAAACACCACTTTAGATATGGAAAGCAATGCTCAGGGTAGTGTTTCTTCGATTAGTACAACGAACTTGACTGTTGATTCTCAAGGATGTGGTTCTAGCTCTAATGAACCTGCTGAATTTGTTAACCATG GTCTTGTTCAATGGAATCAAACTCGCCAGCAATGGTTGGGGGATAAAAGATCCAAGAACCGCAAAAGAGTTGTTAAAGAACCGATACTGAA TGAGAATGTGACTTATGAGAGTCTACTTGGGAGCAACAAGCGGTTTCCTCGGCCTATACCTCTTGAT GAAATGGTACAGTTTCTGGTTGAAGTTTGGGAAGAAGAGGGTCTATACGGCTGA
- the LOC104780618 gene encoding uncharacterized protein LOC104780618, producing MARALSNMTTNSNLYHHSVLTLPYQLPRGSVFLFSSPRRLRCLAVAGGPPSPPGPDPPPPEDTTQLEGLVGAVTRIQDRVKIFLAVFFWMSLFFWVTVTDGRGKGKGKKGSSRFK from the exons ATGGCGAGGGCTTTGTCCAACATGACCACAAACTCTAACCTCTACCACCACTCAGTTCTTACACTGCCGTATCAGCTTCCCCGTGGAAGCGTCTTCCTATTCTCGTCTCCTCGCCGTTTACGTTGCCTTGCCGTTGCTGGTGGTCCTCCTTCTCCTCCAGGCCCTGATCCGCCTCCGCCTGAGGATACTACTCAGCTTGAAG GTCTCGTGGGAGCAGTGACAAGGATACAAGACCGAGTAAAGATCTTCCTGGCAGTGTTTTTTTGgatgtctctcttcttctgggTTACAGTGACAGATGGGAGGGGTAAAGGGAAAGGCAAGAAAGGTTCTTCACGTTTCAAATAA